The genomic interval CTTCCTTATTTTTGCTTATTTCAATTCTGGCCAGTAGGCTTTGTTCGCTTCAATTAAATCATCTAAAATCGCTTTCGCTACTGCCGCATTTGGTACTGTTTTTGATAATGTGATTGCTTGCCATAGTTTTTGATACGATGCTTCTTCATATGCTTCTACAACGAGTTTTTCAACACCGACTTGTTGTTCCATTAACGCTTTTTGGAAACGTGGAATTTCGCCAACGACTAACTTTTCTGGACCATTGCTACCTACAATACAAGGCACTTCTACCATTGCGGTCGGATCAAAGTTAATAATTGCACCTTGGTTTTCAACGATCATTAACATACGTTCTTTCGTATTGTATGCGATCGCTTTTGCAAGATCTACAATGTATGACGCGTGCTCATCAACCGTTAATTCCGTATCTTTCGCTGTGCCTTTGTCGATGATATTTTGACATTGCGTAAAGATAAACTTTTCACGTCCATCCATGACTTCATTCGCACGTGTATATTCTGGATTCGAATGTTCTACTTCTTGTGTTGGGAAGAAGTAATATTTCAAATACGTATTCGGTACTGTTTGTGCATCTAACGCTTGGACGTCACGCGCTTTTTTAAGTGTATTGTTCCAGCTCTCTTGCTTTTCTAATTCAGAACTACCATCTGTTGCATAACCATGCTCACTGACATGACGAATCACTTCAGACATTAAAGAATTGCCTTTTTTATCGCGAATGTCTGTCCACCATCCAAAGTGGTTTAAACCATAATAATTCACTTCAAATGCTTTACGTGATTCAAGTCCTAAATTTTTCCATCTCGCATTCGATATGATTTTGAGAAAATACAGCACTTGGAAGTTAAAGCAACCACATTAATTTAAATGCTGCAGTAGCCAAACCTATGCTATCATTTGCGATTTTAACAATGTTAGTGCTGTTTGAATTCATTTAAAAACAAGGGTATGCCGCCACAGAGGACGCATTACCCTTGCACATATCAAACTATTCTTTTGTATTTAAATTTTCTGGTTGGATAAATTGTAATTCATAAACGGAGCTTTCATCGTAACGGTTGAAGCTATCAATATGTCCTTGTAAGTAAAGCGTTTGTACTTTACGGCTCACGTTATGTTGATATTGTATTTTAATTTGGAGATTGGATTCGTAGCCATTATTCTCAATGGTGCTGTCTAATTCGTCAAATACGTCCTTGTTAATAGGGAGAAGATAACTTTCTTTGCTCGGTAAAATACTGACATACTTACGCTGTAACACGTCTTCTTCGTCCAAGTACACTTCTATCTTGATTTGTTTAGCCGCACCCGCACCAAGGTTAAATAATTTCAAATAATCATCGCCCCACTGGTCATTTTCTTTCTCATGTGATGATGTATTTCTAAGTTTTAGCTTTTCTCCATCACGTGTCATCAAAATTTGGTTAAATCCGAGTGCAGGCAAAAAGCTCATTTTCATTTGATACAATTGCACGGTGACGGAAATAAAATAGAACAGCGCCATAATAAACGTACCAATCGAACCTATCGCAGAAATGATATTGATCATCTCGATACTCCTTTCTCTTTATCATCGTTTTAATCTTGTCTCTTTTCCACTTCTGTATGCTAATTAAACGCACATGTTATGTTTGATTGGCTCGACACGACAAAAGTCCAGTAACATGAGGTCACATTTTTCAATAACTGCTTTCTCAAATTGATTTCCCTGTTGCATTACTTTTCGACTTACCGAAACTAATTATATTAAAACTTGTTGCAAATGGGTTGTATTGGCAAAATGGCATGTGTATAATCACCGTTATGAAAATAAATGAAAACAGGAGGGATCCATTATGAAGAAATATCCTATTGCAATTTGGATGTTAGCGATTGGGGCATTTGCGATTGGAATGACTGAATTCGTCATCATGGGCTTACTTCCTAACGTGGCTAATGATTTAAATGTGTCTGTGAGCCAGGCAGGACAATTGATTACTGGTTACGCTTTAGGTGTCGCGATTGGAGGCCCTATCGTCGTGATGCTCACTTTCCGTCTTAACCGTAAAGCGTTATTGATGTTACTGATGGTCATTTTTATTCTAGGTAACATTCTCGGCGGTCTTAGTCCGAATTACACAACACTCATGCTCAGTCGTATCGTCACATCACTTGCGCATGGCTCATTTTTCGGCATTGGCTCTATTTTAGCTGCAAGTATGGTCGCAAGCCAATATCGTGCAAGTGCGATGGCATTAATGTTTATGGGTCTCAGCCTGAGCAATATTCTCGGCGTGCCATTCGGTACATTAATCGGACAAAAATTCGGTTGGCACATGACATTTTTAATCATTGCTATCATTGGCGTCATTGCACTCATCGGCATTATGATTTTTGTCCCGATGCAAAAAGAAACTCGTACCGCTTCAATTAAAGATGAACTACGCATTTTAAAAGAAAAAAGACTATGGTTAACTCTCGGTGTGACATTGTTCGGTTTTAGTAGTGTGTTCGCCTACTTTACTTATATTTCATCTGTACTCATTGATGTGACCCACATTCCTGAACAATTCATTTCATCTATTCTGATTGTATTTGGTGTCGGCGTGACAATTGGTAATATTGTAGGTGGAAAGCTTGCAGATTGGAATTTAAACAAAGCTTTAATGAGCATTTTTATTATTTTTGCTGTTTACTTTGGACTGCTCTACTTCATTCAGTTCCATCCATTAATCATGGTGATCGGCGTCTTTCTTTTCGGTTTTATTGGCTTTAGCATGAGCCCTTCATTACAATACAAAAGTACGCTCATTTCCCAAGAAGCACCGACACTTTCCAGTACACTCAATCAATCTGCCTTTAATATCGGTAATGCATTAGGTGCCTTTATCGGTGGACTTGTTGTCAGCACACTCCCAATCGCCAGTCTAAGTTTAATTGCGCCATTGCTCACATTAATTGGACTCGTTTTTCTATTATGGAGTATTGCTGTCGAACGAAAAGAACAGACAAGTGCGCATTCAAATTAAAGATTAGCTCATAAAATGTGACATTTAAAAAATTTTTTAATCATATGCCATCTCCTTATACTTTTCATATGATGTTGATTCACCGCTACATGCCGGCATGTAGCGGTTTTAATTTAATATTTGTTTTTTAAATTTTACATTTAATTTAGAAAATTGTAAAATTTAATTTTCGATAAATTTAATTTATGCAATTAAAATGTGAAATAACGGGTATTTGTTAATATGTATAAGGAGGTATAAAGCATGATACTCTCTCATAAAGATCTTCTTTATCAAATTGAAGAAGATGGGACGACAGTGACCATATATAAAAATAATGATGCCAAAACATATACTGCTATAGAAGCAACAGGCGAACTGACACCGCATCATTTTTGTGTCTTAAATTATATTAAAGTAAATCTGAATCAAAGTGAAATATTTGAGGAACACTTTCTAAGTCGCACAGCTTATTTGAATGATGTACATGGCTTCATATCGCTACGTGTTTTGAGACCCTTGGACCCACAAAATCATTATGTCGTGATTTCATTATGGGATGACCGTGAAAGTTTTGAAGTGTGGCAAGCTTCTGAGCAACCATTGAATTACCATAATCAATGGAATGGCGCACTGGATAAAGATATCGTGGATTCTGAGTTATCTTATAATATTAAATTTGATACACAGTAATACTTGCAGAGAATTTTTCGAATTTTCGATAACTGATTAGGTGTATTTCTGAAAAATAAAAAACAGGCCAGGGAAACTTGAAATGCTCCCTCCAAAGTTTTCATTTTTTCAATGTCCACTTTGGAGGGAGCATATCATGACATCCTAGCCTGTTTATTTTTTGCATTATTTTTCTATAAACTGCGGTCTTCTTTCAATACTCATAAGTGTAATGAATGCCATCAAAATACCACAAATGAGATACATATTCGCATAGCCGACCATATCTGCTATAGGACCCATTAATGCAGCCCCGAGTGAGACACCTAAGTCAGCTGTTGCGATAAAGAGACCGAGTAACATATTCCGTCCAACTTTCGGTAATTTAAAGCTTAAAAATGACGTTAACGTCGGATAAACCATCGCTTGTGTCAGGCCAATCATGACTGCACTTATATAAAGTATCCATGCGCCAACATAAGGACCTACTGCAATGAATAACAGCGCTACAGTTAATAATCCGAGGACACCTGACATAAAACGAACGTGCCAGCGTCCATCTGAAGGAATGTATTGACGTAAAAAGAAACGTGCAAATACGACCGTAATCGCTTGTACAGCTAGAAATAGACTCGCGTGACCGACTTGATACGTATTAACGTACAACACGATAAACGTCGCCACTGCGCCAAATCCGATTGAGGCAACGAGCATAATCGTCCCTGCTTTCAATAAAAACGGATTTTTAAATAACTGTAAGAACACTGTCATCGCACCATATGGCATCTTTTCTTGTTGCGCAGGCGTCGTGTCTGTATCATCTTGTCCATGAAGCGTCGCACTAAAACCGACCACACCTGTCGTAATCGCGATAATGATCATCGTCAATGCGAAGTAGCTCAAGTTATCCAATTGCCATATCCCGACTGCAATCATTGGTCCGATAATGCCTGGTATGTAAGAAAAGAGTGAGTATAAGGAAATACCTTGTGAACGATCTTCTTCAGGTAACGCATCGATAATCCCGATTTGTAATGACATGGAGAAAAAGGCTGTACATATCCCTTGCATCACACGTGCAACAAAGTACCCTTCTAAACCTGTAAAACCATATAAAATCAGTGCAAAACCGTTTATGATTAAAATCCATCTTAATATTTTGATTGGACCGACTTTGGCGATGACCTGCCCTGCCCATGGACGAAAAAGCATGGCAGTCAACATGTAGGCACCCATGACGATACCGATTGTCGCATTGGTTGCACCTAAATCATGTCCGCGCAACGGAATCATGACGTTCAAAATAGCATTGGCACTAAAGAAAAAAAGTGCGAGAATATACAATCTCAAAAAAGGCCAAGCGAGTGCACCTTTCATACGATAGCCTCCTAGTTCATAAATTGTTTTTCAAAAAGTTCACGCGTATAGTCATTTTGAAGGTCTTTCAGCTGGTGTCTATTTAAACGTTCTTGAATTTGACCGTCATTAAAAATCATCAAATCTTCACATAAATAGACCGCCGCTTGAATATCATGTGTAATAAATATTAAACTGAGCTGATATTTATCTCTCAGTGTCGTTAATAAATCTAGAATTTGCGACTGAATCGACATGTCGAGCGCACTAATCGCTTCATCTAATACAATATAGTCTGGATTCGTGATGAC from Staphylococcus sp. MI 10-1553 carries:
- a CDS encoding MFS transporter, giving the protein MKKYPIAIWMLAIGAFAIGMTEFVIMGLLPNVANDLNVSVSQAGQLITGYALGVAIGGPIVVMLTFRLNRKALLMLLMVIFILGNILGGLSPNYTTLMLSRIVTSLAHGSFFGIGSILAASMVASQYRASAMALMFMGLSLSNILGVPFGTLIGQKFGWHMTFLIIAIIGVIALIGIMIFVPMQKETRTASIKDELRILKEKRLWLTLGVTLFGFSSVFAYFTYISSVLIDVTHIPEQFISSILIVFGVGVTIGNIVGGKLADWNLNKALMSIFIIFAVYFGLLYFIQFHPLIMVIGVFLFGFIGFSMSPSLQYKSTLISQEAPTLSSTLNQSAFNIGNALGAFIGGLVVSTLPIASLSLIAPLLTLIGLVFLLWSIAVERKEQTSAHSN
- a CDS encoding antibiotic biosynthesis monooxygenase family protein; this encodes MILSHKDLLYQIEEDGTTVTIYKNNDAKTYTAIEATGELTPHHFCVLNYIKVNLNQSEIFEEHFLSRTAYLNDVHGFISLRVLRPLDPQNHYVVISLWDDRESFEVWQASEQPLNYHNQWNGALDKDIVDSELSYNIKFDTQ
- the cntE gene encoding staphylopine family metallophore export MFS transporter CntE yields the protein MKGALAWPFLRLYILALFFFSANAILNVMIPLRGHDLGATNATIGIVMGAYMLTAMLFRPWAGQVIAKVGPIKILRWILIINGFALILYGFTGLEGYFVARVMQGICTAFFSMSLQIGIIDALPEEDRSQGISLYSLFSYIPGIIGPMIAVGIWQLDNLSYFALTMIIIAITTGVVGFSATLHGQDDTDTTPAQQEKMPYGAMTVFLQLFKNPFLLKAGTIMLVASIGFGAVATFIVLYVNTYQVGHASLFLAVQAITVVFARFFLRQYIPSDGRWHVRFMSGVLGLLTVALLFIAVGPYVGAWILYISAVMIGLTQAMVYPTLTSFLSFKLPKVGRNMLLGLFIATADLGVSLGAALMGPIADMVGYANMYLICGILMAFITLMSIERRPQFIEK